Proteins co-encoded in one Deinococcus detaillensis genomic window:
- a CDS encoding RelA/SpoT family protein: MELLRPLIAERPPEERDKIEAAYEFAREAHEGVARKSGEPYITHPVAVAKILAELGMDTDAISAGLLHDTVEDVERVTFAVIEAQFGPDVRKIVEGETKVSKLTKLSANLHDQQSENLRQMLIAMTGDVRIIIVKLADRLHNMRTLASMKPEKQQRIARETIEIFAPLAHRLGIGQIKWELEDLSFKYLDPQAYSYLETRLRTRQEEREAQITQAIEQLRAELADDIELSEWVQAEDISGRSKHLWSIHQKMQKEGKALEQIFDLLAIRLILTPKPVNAPESRQKERAEEAREKRVCYHSLGIVHSMWSPIPGRFKDYIAVPKPNGYQSLHTTVISQGGQPIEVQIRSKRMHMVAEFGIAAHWMYKQGSALAQKERDDWLLQMRDLQRDFSDAADFVDAVKNDILGGRVFVFTPRGDTVSLPQGATPVDFAYHIHSRIGDTTIGSRVNGSIVSLSHKLKNGDMVEIVTNKNSTPSRDWLNFATTRSARSKIRHHFRILERSEALQNGHDLLEKHLRKRQLPVRQLMRTKILEDVSFKLAGSRNPDDLYLAIHAGKLTPGAVARALAPQLEQEQRPLRAPVPRPVEPGGVYVEGFSTVTKLANCCTPIRGDQIMGYLTRGRGVTVHRIDCPNMVRLLKFEPERCVAASWNPGTRGNAIVDVDVVAADRSGLLSDVLSLLVSLKHSPMKVSAGVGADSVAHIALRLAVENQAELVSLANQLRQIDSVTDVLRVGKGNKSVPQN, translated from the coding sequence ATGGAACTCCTCCGCCCGCTGATTGCGGAGCGCCCGCCGGAAGAACGGGACAAAATTGAAGCCGCTTACGAATTCGCCCGTGAAGCCCACGAAGGCGTGGCCCGCAAGAGCGGCGAGCCTTATATCACCCACCCGGTGGCGGTCGCCAAAATTCTGGCCGAGTTGGGGATGGACACCGATGCCATCTCGGCGGGCCTACTCCACGACACGGTAGAAGACGTGGAGCGCGTGACCTTTGCCGTGATCGAAGCGCAGTTCGGGCCGGATGTCCGCAAGATCGTGGAGGGCGAAACCAAAGTCAGCAAACTGACCAAGCTCAGCGCCAACCTCCACGACCAGCAATCCGAAAACCTGCGCCAGATGCTGATCGCCATGACCGGCGACGTCCGCATCATCATCGTCAAATTGGCCGACCGCCTGCACAACATGCGGACACTGGCCAGCATGAAGCCGGAAAAGCAGCAGCGCATCGCCCGCGAAACCATCGAAATTTTCGCGCCGCTGGCCCACCGACTCGGCATCGGGCAAATCAAGTGGGAACTGGAGGACCTCAGTTTTAAGTACCTCGATCCACAGGCCTACAGCTACCTGGAGACCCGCCTGAGAACCCGCCAAGAAGAGCGCGAGGCCCAGATCACGCAGGCCATCGAGCAGCTCCGCGCCGAACTCGCCGACGATATCGAGCTCTCGGAGTGGGTGCAAGCCGAAGACATCTCCGGGCGCAGCAAGCACCTCTGGAGCATTCACCAGAAAATGCAAAAGGAAGGCAAGGCCTTAGAGCAGATTTTTGATTTGCTGGCCATCCGCCTCATCCTGACGCCCAAGCCGGTCAACGCCCCCGAGAGCCGCCAAAAAGAACGCGCCGAGGAAGCCCGTGAAAAGCGGGTGTGCTACCACTCGCTGGGCATCGTGCACAGCATGTGGTCGCCGATCCCCGGCCGCTTCAAGGATTACATTGCCGTGCCCAAACCCAACGGCTACCAAAGCCTGCACACCACCGTGATCAGCCAGGGCGGCCAGCCGATTGAAGTGCAGATCCGCTCGAAACGGATGCACATGGTGGCCGAGTTCGGGATCGCCGCCCACTGGATGTACAAGCAGGGCTCGGCGCTGGCCCAGAAAGAGCGCGACGACTGGTTATTGCAAATGCGCGACTTGCAGCGCGATTTCTCCGACGCTGCCGACTTTGTGGACGCCGTCAAAAACGACATTCTGGGCGGGCGGGTCTTCGTATTCACGCCGAGGGGCGACACGGTCAGCTTGCCGCAGGGCGCGACACCGGTGGACTTTGCCTACCACATTCACAGCCGCATCGGCGACACCACCATCGGCTCGCGGGTCAACGGCTCGATTGTTTCGCTGAGTCACAAGCTCAAAAACGGCGACATGGTGGAGATCGTCACCAACAAAAACAGCACCCCCAGCCGCGACTGGCTCAACTTTGCCACCACCCGCAGCGCCCGCAGCAAAATCCGCCACCACTTCCGCATTCTGGAGCGCAGCGAGGCCCTGCAAAACGGCCACGACCTGCTCGAAAAGCATCTGCGAAAGCGCCAACTGCCGGTGCGCCAACTGATGAGAACCAAGATTCTCGAAGATGTCAGCTTCAAGCTGGCCGGGTCGCGCAACCCCGACGATCTGTATCTGGCCATCCATGCCGGAAAGCTGACGCCCGGAGCGGTGGCCCGCGCCCTCGCCCCGCAACTCGAGCAGGAGCAGCGCCCCCTCCGCGCCCCCGTGCCGCGTCCAGTGGAGCCGGGAGGCGTGTACGTGGAGGGCTTTTCCACCGTCACCAAGCTGGCCAACTGCTGCACCCCGATTCGCGGCGATCAGATCATGGGCTACTTGACGCGGGGGCGCGGCGTCACGGTCCACCGGATCGATTGCCCCAACATGGTGCGGCTGCTCAAGTTCGAGCCGGAGCGCTGCGTGGCGGCTTCGTGGAATCCGGGGACGCGCGGCAACGCCATCGTGGATGTGGACGTGGTCGCCGCCGACCGCAGCGGCCTGCTGAGCGACGTGCTGAGCTTGCTGGTGAGCCTCAAGCACAGCCCGATGAAAGTCAGTGCTGGGGTGGGCGCAGACAGCGTGGCCCATATTGCGCTGCGGCTGGCGGTGGAAAATCAGGCCGAGTTGGTGTCGCTGGCCAACCAACTGCGCCAGATTGACAGCGTCACCGACGTGCTGCGGGTAGGCAAAGGCAATAAAAGCGTGCCGCAGAACTGA
- a CDS encoding TAXI family TRAP transporter solute-binding subunit, with protein sequence MKRFALACALLTGAAFAQTPSAQPLTVLNVATGSKGGTYATMYKNLGDVCTSASWLRERQTSGSVESVDLLLSNQVSLAFVQLDVLKARDQIDGDARAKGIRTLLALHQEELHLIAKKPTKNFFGRLSGVTSYSQLAGKKLGAWGGSVVTANVLRAKAGVSFQVVSFPTREAALSALSAGTVDAVLAAVGQPADWVKALDAQQYSLLPLDIDPSKIKDFYQKAKLIYPQFGASVDTYSVQSLLVTRDFKTPEKRAQLLKYQACARNKLTRLQEDEGMHPKWNDVTFKSAGWPDYK encoded by the coding sequence ATGAAACGTTTCGCGCTTGCGTGCGCCCTGCTCACTGGAGCAGCTTTTGCCCAAACCCCATCGGCCCAACCTCTCACCGTGCTGAATGTCGCCACCGGCAGCAAGGGCGGGACTTACGCCACCATGTATAAAAATCTGGGCGATGTGTGCACCTCTGCGTCGTGGCTGCGCGAGCGGCAGACTTCCGGCAGCGTGGAGAGCGTGGATCTGCTGCTGAGCAACCAAGTTTCGCTGGCCTTCGTGCAACTCGACGTGCTCAAGGCCCGCGACCAGATCGACGGCGACGCGCGTGCCAAAGGCATTCGCACCCTCTTAGCGCTGCATCAAGAAGAACTTCACTTGATTGCCAAAAAGCCCACCAAGAATTTTTTTGGGCGCTTGAGCGGCGTCACCAGTTACAGCCAGCTTGCCGGAAAAAAGCTGGGCGCTTGGGGCGGCAGCGTGGTCACCGCCAATGTGCTGCGGGCCAAAGCGGGGGTGAGTTTCCAGGTGGTAAGTTTTCCCACCCGTGAAGCGGCGCTCTCGGCCCTCTCGGCGGGCACGGTGGACGCGGTGCTGGCGGCGGTGGGCCAGCCTGCCGACTGGGTCAAAGCGCTCGACGCCCAGCAGTACAGCTTGTTGCCGCTCGATATCGACCCCAGCAAAATCAAGGACTTTTACCAGAAGGCCAAGCTGATTTACCCGCAGTTTGGAGCCAGTGTCGATACATACAGTGTGCAGAGCCTGCTGGTGACCCGCGATTTCAAAACGCCAGAAAAGCGGGCGCAGCTGCTCAAATATCAGGCCTGCGCCAGAAATAAATTGACTCGCCTCCAAGAAGATGAGGGGATGCATCCCAAGTGGAACGATGTGACCTTCAAGTCTGCGGGCTGGCCGGACTACAAATGA
- a CDS encoding bifunctional metallophosphatase/5'-nucleotidase — MIKPTLALLTSALLLSACTLTTKKPDPVSITILGLNDFHGNLEPTSFTKVGDTAAIKAGGVAALASEVNDAKLKNPNTILVGGGDLIGASPATSSLLRDEPSVVAMNKIGMQISALGNHEFDQGLKELFRMQNGGCDSNDAAKACKFDPTFDGAKFKWIGANVEYNASSGKTGTPFAPYIIQDIGGAKIAFIGAVTKSVTGLVSPDGIKDLNFLDEAASINKYIPEIKAKNVDAIIMLIHEGGEIAQGSKDTYATVGCKTLNASSPIVAIAKKVDPAVSAIISGHSHQGYNCLVPDPTGKDRIVIQGDFYGHLLQTLNLTVDKANHKPLSVSAANLVVDYTARETNKTLNADMLALVDKAKAKTDAVKAVPVANLGVPQIQRGISNARNTESALGDVIADAQVFATLAQGTQISLMNPGGIRQDLPDTGQIKAGNAINFGDVYAVQPFGNTLVVIDMTGQQIKDVLEQQWMNENATAVKLLQVSEGFSYKYTDSAPAGSKINIADIMFGGKPIDPAAKYRVAINSFLATGGDFFSVFKSGTNKVELPNLVDVDALNVYLKAKGSTLDGKVKGRITKL, encoded by the coding sequence ATGATTAAACCTACTCTGGCTCTGCTGACTTCAGCCCTGCTGCTCTCGGCCTGCACGCTGACCACCAAAAAACCTGATCCGGTCAGCATCACTATTTTGGGCCTCAACGACTTTCACGGCAACCTCGAACCCACCTCGTTCACCAAAGTGGGCGATACGGCGGCCATCAAGGCAGGCGGTGTGGCGGCGCTTGCCTCAGAAGTCAACGACGCCAAGCTCAAAAACCCCAACACCATCTTGGTGGGCGGCGGCGACCTGATCGGTGCCAGCCCGGCCACCAGCAGCCTGCTGCGCGACGAACCCAGCGTGGTGGCCATGAACAAAATCGGAATGCAGATCAGTGCGCTGGGCAACCACGAGTTCGATCAGGGCCTCAAAGAATTGTTCCGGATGCAAAACGGCGGCTGCGACAGCAACGACGCGGCCAAAGCCTGTAAATTTGATCCCACGTTTGACGGAGCGAAGTTCAAATGGATCGGCGCGAACGTGGAGTACAACGCCAGCAGCGGCAAAACTGGCACACCCTTTGCGCCTTACATCATTCAGGACATCGGCGGCGCGAAGATCGCCTTCATTGGGGCCGTGACCAAATCGGTGACGGGTCTGGTTTCGCCCGACGGCATCAAGGATCTCAACTTCCTCGACGAAGCCGCCTCAATTAACAAGTACATTCCTGAAATCAAAGCCAAAAACGTGGACGCCATCATCATGCTGATTCACGAAGGCGGCGAAATTGCTCAGGGCAGCAAGGACACCTACGCCACTGTCGGCTGCAAAACCCTCAATGCCAGCAGTCCGATTGTCGCGATTGCCAAAAAAGTCGATCCGGCGGTCAGCGCCATCATCAGCGGCCACAGTCACCAAGGCTACAACTGCCTCGTGCCCGACCCCACCGGCAAAGACCGCATCGTGATTCAGGGTGATTTCTACGGCCACCTGCTGCAAACCCTCAACCTGACGGTCGACAAGGCCAACCACAAGCCGCTCAGCGTTTCGGCGGCCAACTTGGTGGTCGACTACACCGCCCGCGAAACCAACAAGACCCTCAATGCCGACATGCTGGCGCTGGTGGACAAAGCCAAAGCCAAAACCGACGCGGTCAAAGCTGTGCCCGTCGCCAACTTGGGCGTGCCACAAATTCAGCGCGGTATCAGCAACGCCCGCAACACCGAGTCGGCCTTGGGCGACGTGATCGCCGACGCGCAGGTGTTTGCCACCTTGGCACAGGGCACCCAGATTTCGCTGATGAACCCCGGCGGCATCCGCCAAGACTTGCCCGACACCGGCCAGATCAAGGCCGGAAACGCCATCAACTTCGGTGACGTGTACGCCGTGCAGCCGTTCGGCAATACCTTGGTGGTCATCGATATGACCGGCCAGCAGATCAAAGACGTGCTGGAGCAGCAGTGGATGAACGAAAACGCCACCGCCGTCAAGTTGTTGCAAGTCAGCGAGGGCTTTAGCTACAAGTACACCGACAGCGCTCCGGCAGGCAGCAAAATCAACATCGCCGACATCATGTTTGGCGGCAAGCCGATTGACCCCGCCGCCAAGTACCGCGTGGCGATCAACAGCTTCCTGGCAACCGGCGGCGACTTCTTCAGCGTCTTCAAGAGTGGCACCAACAAAGTCGAGCTGCCCAACCTCGTAGACGTGGACGCCCTCAACGTTTACCTGAAAGCCAAAGGCAGCACGCTGGACGGCAAAGTCAAGGGCCGGATCACCAAGCTGTAA
- a CDS encoding molybdenum cofactor guanylyltransferase, translating into MLPAAPPPAIVTAAIITAGGASRRFGSDKALARLGGQTLLERVAASLENHAPKLIVAPPGKYALSGWQNVPDTRPGEGPLAGLEAGLGVLKTGALEPRLWAAFAAVDLPYLTPKFWKRLAHFREPNAQAVIGHSSDKRKQPLAALYHVSSLSTVTALLDKGERRMLALLDELAVIEVSWAELESAAPQAYQNVNRVEDLSESSI; encoded by the coding sequence ATGCTGCCCGCCGCGCCGCCCCCCGCCATCGTTACCGCTGCCATCATCACTGCCGGAGGAGCCTCCCGCCGGTTCGGGAGTGATAAAGCGCTGGCCCGGCTCGGTGGGCAAACCTTGCTGGAACGGGTGGCGGCCAGCTTAGAGAACCACGCGCCCAAACTGATTGTCGCGCCGCCGGGCAAGTATGCCCTCAGCGGCTGGCAAAACGTCCCTGATACCCGCCCCGGCGAAGGGCCACTGGCGGGATTGGAAGCGGGGCTGGGTGTCTTAAAAACGGGCGCACTGGAGCCGCGACTGTGGGCAGCGTTCGCGGCGGTGGATTTGCCTTACCTGACGCCGAAGTTCTGGAAACGGCTGGCCCACTTCAGAGAACCGAACGCTCAGGCCGTCATCGGCCACAGCTCAGATAAGCGCAAGCAGCCGCTGGCCGCGCTCTATCACGTGTCCAGCCTGAGCACTGTCACCGCGCTGCTTGATAAAGGCGAGCGGCGAATGCTGGCTTTGCTCGACGAGTTGGCTGTAATTGAGGTGAGCTGGGCCGAGCTGGAGAGCGCCGCGCCGCAGGCTTATCAGAATGTCAACCGCGTCGAGGACTTGAGTGAAAGCAGCATCTAG
- the msrA gene encoding peptide-methionine (S)-S-oxide reductase MsrA: MTDSTLNPDSSASLQTAILASGCFWCTEAVFDNVKGMAKVESGYIGGSVANPSYNQVCSGRTGHAEAVRLTFDPSVIPYRDVLGIFFATHDPTQLNRQGHDVGTQYRSAVFYQTDAEKAEVQAFIDDLSAQHVYDQPIVTTLEPASQFYVAEDYHQSYFANNPTQPYCMAVITPKVIKMRKSYSHYLNV; encoded by the coding sequence ATGACCGATTCGACCCTGAACCCAGATTCGTCTGCAAGCCTGCAAACCGCCATTCTCGCCAGCGGCTGCTTTTGGTGCACCGAGGCGGTGTTCGACAACGTCAAGGGCATGGCGAAAGTCGAGAGCGGCTACATCGGCGGCTCCGTTGCCAACCCCAGCTACAACCAGGTCTGCTCCGGCAGAACTGGTCACGCCGAGGCCGTGCGCCTGACCTTTGATCCCAGCGTCATCCCCTACCGCGACGTGCTGGGCATCTTCTTCGCCACCCACGACCCCACCCAGCTCAACCGCCAGGGCCACGATGTCGGTACCCAGTACCGCTCCGCCGTGTTTTACCAGACCGACGCCGAAAAGGCTGAAGTTCAGGCGTTTATCGATGATCTGAGCGCCCAGCACGTCTACGATCAGCCGATTGTGACTACCCTAGAGCCGGCTTCCCAGTTCTACGTGGCCGAGGACTACCACCAGAGCTACTTTGCCAACAACCCCACCCAGCCGTACTGCATGGCAGTCATCACGCCCAAAGTTATCAAGATGCGCAAGAGCTACTCGCATTATCTGAACGTCTGA
- a CDS encoding MFS transporter: MTAPAPRLTRATITLFSVSVGLIVANLYYAQPLLPQIAADFKVDVGSAARLVTWIQLGYVMGMVLVVPLGDVVDRRKLTLGLVALSVVVLLAVAAAPAFWLFALASVLLGLTTVGAQVLVPFAASLADDANRGKVVGTVMSGLLLGILLARTVSGVLASLLGWRLVFVVAAAALALLWALLRRGLPSLAPANRLPYRTLLASVLELVISEPMLRRRSLYGLLAFAAFSVFWTSLSFLLAGPPYFYNEALVGLFGLVGAVGALAASWAGRQADAGRSHWISGVMAALIAASFGLIWWGQTSLAALIAGALLMDLGVQALHITNQSEIYRLRPEARSRLTTVYLSSYFAGGVLGSALSSVAYVRYGWAGVSVLGVLFGLAILAVWALEKPLQAAPNKL, translated from the coding sequence GTGACTGCTCCTGCTCCCCGCCTGACCCGTGCCACCATCACCTTATTCTCCGTTTCGGTGGGCCTGATCGTGGCCAATTTGTACTACGCCCAGCCGCTGTTGCCGCAGATCGCCGCCGACTTTAAGGTGGATGTGGGCAGCGCCGCCCGCCTGGTCACCTGGATTCAGCTCGGCTACGTCATGGGGATGGTGTTGGTGGTGCCGCTGGGCGACGTGGTGGACCGCCGCAAGCTGACGCTCGGTTTGGTGGCGCTCAGCGTCGTGGTCCTGCTGGCGGTGGCGGCAGCCCCAGCGTTCTGGCTGTTTGCGCTGGCCTCGGTGCTGCTGGGCCTGACCACCGTGGGAGCGCAGGTTTTGGTGCCGTTCGCGGCCAGCCTCGCGGACGACGCCAACCGGGGCAAGGTGGTGGGCACGGTCATGAGCGGCTTGCTGCTGGGCATTTTGCTGGCCCGCACCGTCTCGGGGGTGCTGGCCTCGCTGCTGGGCTGGCGGCTGGTGTTCGTGGTGGCGGCGGCCGCACTGGCGCTGCTCTGGGCGCTGCTGCGGCGCGGCCTGCCCAGTCTCGCTCCAGCCAACCGCCTGCCTTACCGCACGCTGCTGGCCTCGGTGCTTGAGCTGGTCATCAGCGAACCCATGCTGCGCCGCCGTTCGCTTTACGGCCTGCTGGCCTTCGCCGCCTTCAGCGTGTTCTGGACAAGCCTCTCCTTTTTGCTGGCCGGGCCGCCGTACTTTTACAACGAAGCTTTGGTGGGCCTGTTCGGTTTGGTGGGCGCGGTGGGAGCGCTGGCCGCTTCGTGGGCAGGCCGTCAGGCCGACGCGGGGCGCAGCCACTGGATTTCGGGCGTGATGGCCGCTTTGATTGCCGCCTCGTTCGGGCTGATCTGGTGGGGCCAGACCTCGCTGGCCGCGCTGATCGCAGGAGCGCTGCTGATGGACTTGGGCGTGCAGGCGCTTCATATCACCAACCAGTCCGAGATCTACCGCCTGCGCCCTGAGGCCAGAAGCCGCCTGACCACCGTTTATTTGAGCAGTTACTTCGCGGGCGGGGTGCTGGGGTCGGCGCTCTCCAGTGTGGCTTACGTGCGTTACGGCTGGGCGGGGGTGTCGGTGCTGGGCGTCCTCTTTGGGCTGGCCATTTTGGCGGTGTGGGCGCTAGAAAAACCGCTTCAAGCTGCGCCCAACAAGCTTTAG
- a CDS encoding DUF937 domain-containing protein, with protein sequence MDILNMLGLGQNQTAQLGQQLGVAPDQMNSALEAAVPLLISQMGHNAQDPQGAASLSQALYQHDGSAIDNLQQGSLPNLDDGQAITRHVFGGNQNSAVNAVSQRAGISPQLAIQIISMAAPLVLGYLSRNRGAGGGGGMDGGMGGNLGGLGSILGSVLGGGAAGGLGSILGSVLGGGSQQQQPQYQQPQQSSGGLGDLGGMLGSIFGGGQQSGQPQSNQMGGGVGLEPVGQQAQQSSNPLEDLIGMFGGNRR encoded by the coding sequence ATGGACATCTTGAATATGCTCGGCCTCGGCCAAAACCAAACCGCTCAGCTCGGTCAGCAGCTCGGCGTGGCCCCAGACCAAATGAACTCGGCGCTCGAAGCCGCCGTGCCGCTGCTCATTAGTCAAATGGGCCACAATGCCCAAGACCCGCAGGGCGCGGCCTCGCTTTCGCAGGCGCTCTACCAGCACGACGGCAGCGCCATCGATAACCTTCAGCAGGGCAGCTTACCCAACTTGGACGACGGCCAAGCCATTACCCGCCACGTGTTCGGCGGTAACCAGAACTCGGCCGTCAACGCGGTGAGCCAGCGGGCCGGAATCAGCCCGCAGCTCGCCATTCAGATTATTTCTATGGCCGCGCCGCTGGTGCTGGGCTACCTCAGCCGCAACCGGGGCGCGGGCGGCGGCGGCGGTATGGATGGTGGCATGGGCGGCAATCTGGGCGGTCTGGGCAGCATTCTCGGCAGTGTGCTGGGCGGCGGCGCGGCGGGAGGTCTCGGCAGCATCTTAGGAAGCGTCTTGGGCGGCGGCTCACAGCAGCAGCAGCCCCAGTATCAGCAACCCCAGCAAAGCTCTGGCGGCTTGGGCGACCTCGGCGGAATGCTCGGCAGCATTTTCGGCGGCGGACAGCAAAGCGGCCAGCCTCAGAGCAACCAAATGGGCGGCGGCGTGGGCCTGGAGCCTGTTGGGCAGCAAGCGCAACAGAGCAGCAATCCACTGGAAGACTTGATCGGGATGTTTGGCGGCAACCGGCGCTGA
- a CDS encoding metallophosphoesterase, whose amino-acid sequence MQGFDVVGDVHGCLPELLALLRRLGYGADEELNLTPPLGRQLILVGDLVDRGPDTPGVLKLVMKAVAAGQALAVRGNHDERLGHALSGGHVRKPTANLESSLKQLVTASPTFRRRAAAFLLDSPPRLTLDEGRLLVAHAGDRADLAGSERGEYNVHGHDFEERDAYGHPVREDWAALHTGPHLIVSGHTPVRRPQQRGQVAAGESWNIDTGCVYGGSLTALRYPERQLVSVCAARAYVPSRLFEEVSGVR is encoded by the coding sequence GTGCAGGGCTTTGACGTGGTTGGAGATGTTCACGGCTGCCTGCCCGAATTGCTGGCGCTGCTCAGGCGGCTCGGTTACGGAGCAGACGAAGAGCTCAACCTCACGCCGCCGCTGGGCAGGCAACTCATCTTGGTGGGCGATTTGGTCGACCGTGGGCCAGATACCCCAGGTGTTCTCAAGCTGGTGATGAAAGCGGTGGCCGCCGGGCAAGCTTTGGCGGTGCGGGGCAACCACGATGAGCGGCTGGGCCACGCGCTTTCCGGCGGTCATGTCCGCAAGCCGACGGCCAATTTGGAAAGCAGCCTCAAGCAGCTTGTCACGGCGTCGCCCACCTTTCGCCGCCGCGCCGCCGCCTTTTTGTTGGACTCACCGCCGCGATTGACACTCGATGAGGGCCGCTTGCTGGTGGCCCACGCCGGAGACAGGGCCGACCTCGCGGGCAGTGAGCGCGGCGAATACAACGTGCACGGCCACGACTTTGAGGAGCGGGACGCTTACGGGCATCCCGTGCGCGAAGACTGGGCGGCGCTCCACACCGGCCCGCACCTGATCGTCAGCGGTCACACGCCAGTGCGCCGTCCTCAGCAGCGCGGCCAAGTCGCGGCAGGGGAGAGCTGGAACATCGATACCGGCTGCGTTTACGGTGGCTCGCTCACCGCCCTGCGTTATCCGGAGCGCCAACTTGTCAGCGTGTGTGCGGCGCGGGCCTACGTCCCCAGCCGCCTGTTTGAAGAGGTCAGCGGAGTGCGGTAG
- a CDS encoding YqjF family protein, giving the protein MTDPAHPPYALRMIWQRLCFMHWPVSAAELHKYLPPGLTLDTYHGQAYLGVVPFLMSGVAPRGLPTVSGLSTFTELNLRTYVIDAEGTAGVWFFSLDAAQPVAVRLARLGFHLPYFDAKMWSAQRGEVTEYASVRTHKGVTAGAFAAAYRPIGPKFESQEGSLEAWLTERYSLFSAAGDKIYKGPIWHRRWPLQRAEAEIRLNTLPDLISVKLEGEPHLLYGEKQVVRAGLIERVKS; this is encoded by the coding sequence GTGACTGATCCTGCCCATCCACCCTACGCCCTGAGAATGATCTGGCAGCGGCTGTGCTTCATGCACTGGCCCGTCAGCGCCGCCGAACTGCACAAGTACTTGCCGCCGGGCCTCACCTTAGACACCTATCACGGACAGGCTTACCTCGGCGTGGTGCCGTTCTTGATGTCGGGAGTGGCCCCGCGCGGTCTGCCCACTGTCAGCGGCCTGTCCACCTTTACCGAACTCAACTTGCGAACTTACGTGATCGACGCTGAGGGTACGGCAGGCGTTTGGTTTTTCAGCTTAGACGCCGCGCAACCTGTAGCCGTGCGGCTGGCGCGGCTGGGTTTTCATTTGCCGTATTTCGACGCCAAGATGTGGAGCGCCCAGCGCGGTGAAGTGACCGAGTACGCCAGCGTTCGTACCCACAAAGGCGTCACGGCTGGCGCATTTGCCGCCGCTTACCGGCCCATCGGCCCGAAGTTTGAGTCGCAGGAAGGCAGCCTGGAAGCGTGGCTGACCGAGCGCTATTCTTTGTTCAGCGCCGCCGGAGACAAAATCTACAAAGGCCCGATCTGGCACCGGCGCTGGCCGCTGCAACGCGCCGAAGCGGAAATCAGGCTGAACACTTTGCCGGATTTGATCAGTGTGAAGCTGGAAGGCGAGCCACATTTGCTTTACGGTGAGAAGCAGGTGGTGAGAGCGGGCTTGATTGAGCGGGTGAAAAGCTGA
- a CDS encoding 4Fe-4S binding protein: MLEGMFKLLGEYGNPVPRYTGPRCLVERLAVGGCDLCQQACPHEAVSIDRAVSIDPAKCTSCGLCVQACPTGALEYDVSATLGAIKAHGEGGATLTCSQSGAGDQTLPCLGRVNQSAVVASGAWGIELTLLHGDCPTCAVGRADVPERLAAVVEGAQQLRAATGRPARVSIRKAAGEQLSGPQVSRRSMFGALARSASRMAAQVIPESPLPFVDWSVPEERRPAEWLWRRRAMKPTPAPETLVIWAAPRILDGCIDCPVCTNVCPTEAIAREVHPDGLITLHLDLTSCTGCSACARSCPPQVIVMSPEVEEGAFAEPQLLREGGQVY; this comes from the coding sequence ATGTTAGAGGGAATGTTCAAATTGCTCGGCGAGTACGGCAACCCCGTGCCGCGCTACACCGGCCCGCGCTGCCTGGTGGAGCGGCTGGCGGTGGGCGGCTGCGACCTTTGCCAGCAGGCCTGCCCCCACGAAGCGGTCAGCATCGATAGGGCCGTGAGCATTGATCCGGCCAAATGCACCAGTTGCGGCCTGTGCGTGCAGGCCTGCCCCACCGGAGCGCTGGAATACGACGTGAGCGCCACGCTGGGAGCCATCAAAGCGCACGGCGAGGGCGGGGCCACCCTGACCTGCTCGCAGAGCGGCGCGGGCGACCAGACGCTGCCGTGCCTTGGGCGCGTAAACCAGAGCGCGGTGGTGGCCTCGGGTGCGTGGGGCATCGAGCTGACCTTATTGCACGGCGACTGCCCGACTTGCGCGGTGGGCCGCGCCGACGTGCCCGAGCGCCTCGCGGCAGTGGTGGAGGGCGCTCAGCAGCTCCGCGCCGCTACGGGCCGCCCCGCCCGCGTCAGTATCCGCAAGGCGGCGGGCGAGCAGCTCAGCGGGCCGCAGGTTTCGCGGCGCAGTATGTTCGGAGCGCTGGCCCGCAGCGCCAGCCGGATGGCCGCGCAGGTCATTCCCGAAAGCCCGCTGCCGTTCGTGGACTGGAGCGTGCCCGAAGAGCGCCGCCCCGCCGAGTGGCTGTGGCGTCGCCGCGCCATGAAGCCCACCCCCGCGCCGGAAACGCTGGTTATCTGGGCCGCGCCGCGCATCTTGGACGGCTGTATCGACTGCCCAGTCTGCACCAATGTCTGCCCCACCGAAGCCATTGCCAGAGAAGTCCACCCCGACGGCCTGATTACCCTGCACCTCGATTTGACCTCGTGTACCGGCTGCTCGGCCTGCGCCCGTTCTTGCCCGCCGCAGGTCATCGTGATGTCGCCGGAGGTAGAGGAAGGGGCGTTCGCTGAACCGCAGCTGCTCAGGGAAGGCGGGCAAGTTTATTAG